TTTATCTGTGAAGGGATTAGAATGTAAAATTAACTTAACGGAAATGACTAAATTAACACATAAAAAATCAGTCACCAAAACAAAAACATGTTAAAATTTAGGTTATTATCTAATTAATAGTTTACCTAGTATTAATAGTAGCTAACATATATGTAAAAAACAATGTTATAATAATACATGATTGGCAAcagaataataaattattaattatgtacCACATGGTCGTGTAGTAGTCAttgtgggtcacacggccatgtggaatGGATCAACCCGTGTGGTTCTTGTAGCTTGCtccgttttttttttattttcgctCATTTGTCGCTTCTTTTGCTTCCAAGTGTTCTATTAAGcatcaaaacataaatttaaaggattagaagcataaaATTCACAATCAACAACGAATAATAACCTAAAAACGCATCAAAAATgaggttaaaacatgttactCTCAGTACTTATCAAGTTTTAAGTATTAAGCCTAGTGTTGTTTTGCTATCGCTTTCAACTAACAATCAACGCGCCCTTCTCATGTCATTTTTAGCCCATCTATTAATGCTTGAAGCTCTACCTCTAAAACTGATCTAACACCTATATTGCGATCATATCCAAACACCCAACCTCCTTTTAGACATCTCACTAAACCACCGTAGTTGCACGGCCTGCTTTTACGTCAACTCCACCATCCATATTCGGTTTAAACCACCCAATCTGTAGATTTTCCCATTGAGCATATGCTTGTTGTTGCAAATTGGAGAGCGAGCGCGTCATCACCCTAGCCCAAGATAAACTAGCCATGACCACTTCTTTCGTACTAAGATGTTGATATGTGAAGATAGTCAAATCTCTTCCTTTCTACAATCTCCATAAAGTATCTGCAAAAACAATCTCCCATGGTTTCCCCTTAACCAAAATTTTTGGGAATgagtattttaattatatttataaaatattaaataaatttagtaTATTATAATTTGATAATACAATTACAAGTCATTAATACTAATAATatataacaattttaaaaatcaaatgtaCTCATGagtactattatttaaaatttgattgaGTTAATTTCACCTATCAATTAGGTCTCAATTTGAttgtgaaattataaaaaatctttGAACTTTATAAAGCAACAAAtactattttatgattatttttattcttttaaaattttatataaaatttttaaaaataaatacgataaatttaaacccaaaaattacattattattatgtTCTAAACTTTATTATTTCaatcaaaattacattttaatatatattttaaatttgttactcttctaaatttaaaaacatattaatattatCTATAAAGCAAAACTGGCCATGGAAACGTCAGAATCCATCGATTTCATGTTAGGATATTATTAAATAATCATGGTTGGTCCAGTGGAGTTGTTTCTATAAGGTAAaattcttatttattatttatcttataACAAAATATAGTACATGTGTTGGTCTAATAGTTAGGGTATTTATTATTTCAAGTGTGGCTTGAGTTCGAGTTGCATTAGCCACGTTATTAGGGGTGTTCAAACTTTGGTTAAATCCGAATTAACCAACTGATTAACCGATCAATTAATggttttttaaaatttcagttattAGTTAATTTGGTACAAAATTgggtaattaattaaattaatcgaACTTAATAATTATGTAGTATTTGaagacttaaaattttagttaattcggTTAACTTTCAAGACAAAGAACATCAATAATGTATTttctttatatgttttatacttattttaacaaaagataaaaacatataaatttcagtTAAATTcagttcattttttttaatttgttcgaTTAACGGTTAAAAAATTATACAATCCTATTAATTCGATTAATTCTAATTTGATTTGATTAATAACCGAATTGATCGTTTGAATAGCCTTTAGGAATTTATCCTCCTctgcaattcaaccaaaattatagtAGAATAAAAAAACCTTTATTCTTGTATTTTCCGCTTGTATATATAAGTGGTTGGCTGTTGGATTCTTTGGGGCTTGAAAGAGAAAGGTGCTTTGCCTTTCCATAACATAAAATTCATGGTTATCTGCTCAGCTGAGGCCCTACATCACTTTCTTTTTCCATCTACCATTTCAGTATGCCCGTAGGATCGGGTTATCGTTGAATTTCGGCATTTATGATCCAACtatatctataaatataaatataaattaattcaaCTGGGGGCACCCATTTGCTGATGCTCTCAGAATATATAGTGGAATCTTTCATTTGCAACTTTTAATTCTCAGAATATTTATTGTAGTAGCAAAAGATGAGGAATACATAAGTGGAATCAGATTATGATTTAATTTACAAGTTGTGTCATATCACAGTCTCGCATGAAAACCTATCGTAATAACACTTCTGGTGAAAGTAGAAAAAAAGGAAGAGTCAACTGCAAAGTGTTTTGCATGATTTGGGTTCAATATATCAATGGCTGAGATAGCATAGAGTAATGAAATGCTATACATTGTCATTTCTCTTTCATGTGTTTTCGTGGAAGTGAAGCGATCGAGACAAGGCAGCAGGGTTAGCTCGCAGCATTGAGAATGTTGTTAGTCTGTAATTTCTATCATCACTGGTTTTGGATTGGATGCCATCGAAGATACCTCCTGAATTGGTGTTCTTGGTTTTAATCCGAAGTGTCGCCAGCATAGAGCTTTTTGCAGTCTCCTCAGTATCATCATCAATCCTCAAAGCTTTTGAATTGGAAGAAGCTCTTCTTTCTGATATATTACTGTCTGCTGAGGGCTTTCCCTTTTCGTCCCTTGAATGTTTTCCCAGAAATGGCCAAGTTGGAGTTGGACTTGAGCTTTCAGTATTTGGAGCGCATTGGTTGATGGAAGCTGACGATAGGGTAGCCACTGGAACAACCGATGGGCGATATGTTGGTGATGAATAGAAGGATGCTGGAAAGCCAGGACGGTAGAGAGTTGACGGAGGCAAACGTGGAAGACTGAATACTGAAGAATCCGAACCAAATGTGAAAACACAACTATCACCACTTGCTTGGTTAACAGcacttgcttgagctccaaggaTAGCTTCGGAGATCATAACATGATGGTAATGCAAAGAGGAAGAAGAGCTCTTGGTCTTGCGACGACCGGCACCGACCGGCACGTTTCTCATGGCTCCTCCGTCGGTCCAGTATCTTTGACAGTTTTTGCAGAAATGACGCGGCTGGTTCACGTTGTAATTGTTATAGTAGCAAAACTTGGTTTCTTTGCTATTACATCGGGGACATGGAAGTATCTTATCAGGCTTCTTCAATGTCTTTTCTTGTGAGTAATTTGTCTCACTTTTTTCTTCGTTCTTAGAGCTTTCAAGCGATGAAGGTTTTCTTTCAGATAAAGGGACTCTACTGCCACAGTCATCCTCTTCATTTTTTTCCTAAAATCCAGAACTTCAAACAGTTAGGGGCTAATTTAAGCCAACGGAAACTCAAATGCAAGCACAAGTTAATTTCATTTGTGTTGACTTGGTTTTCATGGTTAACAACAAGGAGATCATTCAAACAGGGACTCTGTAACATAGAACTTCCAGGGAAAACTGAAGTATCAAACAGGGAATCCTACCCAACACTATATATATTTTTGTGATTATTTTAACTGCAAAAAAGTCAGTCACGTATGGCCGATCATTGAAACTGAACTGAACCCTCAAGTTAGGAAATAAATTATCTGTAGCTCAAAACAGAGCATGTTCATTCCGCGGGGGAGGGGGGGTGCTAGAAAGAAGGTGTAATAACAGTAGAACTAGAGTACAGCTTGGCAACTTACTTGAAGATTAAGAAACAAAAAATAACGTTTTGCTCAGTTGCGTGGAAGCAATCGGCATTAACCTGAAATGATTGTTTGAAACTGCAAGAAATAACATTTCTCGCCGAAAACTCAAAGCAATCAGCCCaagcaaataaaaaaaatgaaattatctttttcaATGTTTACAAAATTCAGTGTCTGAACTAAATTTGATTAGATCAAACCCAAAACAGAATTTCTTTTAAactatcaaatatatataaaagaaaaaaaaaattgactgGAAATTTGAAAAGCTTAATGGAGATGCAAAAGGGTGCTAAAAAGTTGAATCAACCCATTTATAATTATGAACTTGTAAACAATGGGTTGCTCTTGGAATTCCCAAAAGCCTAAACCCAGTAAGAATTGCAGTAAAAGCAAAATACAGAACCCAGTCAACAACACGATTTTGTTAAAAATCTGGGAGAAAAATAAAACCAACGCAACCCACCAATGATTTGCAGTTTGTAGTCAAGTACTTGAAAAAATAGCATATATCCCAGTTCAAATGgaagaattttgaaaaaaaa
This window of the Gossypium arboreum isolate Shixiya-1 chromosome 12, ASM2569848v2, whole genome shotgun sequence genome carries:
- the LOC108477825 gene encoding cyclic dof factor 1, yielding MSELNDSSSIKLFGKMIPLLTFNQDETLVLDSSNRYLLSSSNSLGAVNSSHGLQLQAPIEDKEKNEEDDCGSRVPLSERKPSSLESSKNEEKSETNYSQEKTLKKPDKILPCPRCNSKETKFCYYNNYNVNQPRHFCKNCQRYWTDGGAMRNVPVGAGRRKTKSSSSSLHYHHVMISEAILGAQASAVNQASGDSCVFTFGSDSSVFSLPRLPPSTLYRPGFPASFYSSPTYRPSVVPVATLSSASINQCAPNTESSSPTPTWPFLGKHSRDEKGKPSADSNISERRASSNSKALRIDDDTEETAKSSMLATLRIKTKNTNSGGIFDGIQSKTSDDRNYRLTTFSMLRANPAALSRSLHFHENT